A portion of the Corynebacterium ammoniagenes DSM 20306 genome contains these proteins:
- a CDS encoding MetQ/NlpA family ABC transporter substrate-binding protein, translating to MQIRRVLAATSAAVIAATGLVACSSDSSGDAEGAGQDGPIRVGTTDAAKKAWAALEEQADAAGLDIQIENFADYSTPNQALEQGQLDTNNFQHLKFLAEYNVGNDTDLTPIVATEIIPLALFWKDHDSLDGIEGENIAIPNDPSNQGRAINVLVQADLVTLKEEGLITPTPADIDTEASKVEVTPVDAAQTPSAYGEGTPAIINNSFLDRAGIDPNLAVFQDDPNSPEAEPYINAFVVRSEDADNETIKQLAELWHTPEVQAAVDEDAKGTSVQVERTPEELQEILDRLEEAERNS from the coding sequence ATGCAGATTCGTCGCGTACTAGCCGCAACCTCGGCAGCCGTTATCGCTGCCACTGGCCTGGTTGCATGCTCCTCTGACTCTTCCGGCGACGCCGAGGGCGCCGGACAAGATGGCCCTATCCGCGTGGGCACCACCGATGCCGCGAAGAAGGCGTGGGCCGCGCTCGAAGAGCAGGCCGATGCAGCAGGTCTGGATATCCAAATCGAGAACTTCGCTGACTACTCCACCCCGAACCAAGCACTGGAGCAGGGCCAGCTCGATACCAATAACTTCCAGCACTTGAAGTTCTTGGCCGAGTACAACGTGGGCAATGACACTGATCTCACCCCAATCGTGGCCACAGAGATTATTCCTTTGGCACTGTTCTGGAAGGATCACGACTCCCTCGATGGCATTGAGGGCGAAAATATCGCCATCCCGAACGACCCTTCCAACCAGGGCCGCGCCATCAACGTCTTGGTCCAGGCTGACTTGGTTACCTTGAAGGAAGAGGGGCTGATTACCCCAACCCCAGCTGATATTGACACTGAAGCGTCCAAGGTTGAGGTCACCCCAGTTGATGCTGCGCAGACCCCATCCGCATACGGCGAGGGCACCCCAGCAATTATCAACAACTCCTTCCTCGACCGCGCGGGCATTGATCCAAACTTGGCTGTCTTCCAGGATGACCCAAACTCTCCTGAGGCTGAGCCCTACATCAATGCTTTCGTGGTGCGTTCTGAAGACGCAGACAATGAGACCATCAAGCAGTTGGCAGAGTTGTGGCACACCCCAGAGGTACAGGCTGCTGTCGATGAAGATGCCAAGGGCACGTCCGTTCAGGTCGAGCGCACGCCAGAAGAGTTGCAAGAAATCTTGGACCGTCTCGAAGAAGCTGAGCGCAACAGCTAA
- a CDS encoding PH domain-containing protein, with protein MQVNVELLGDIYTFFTDGHLGQALRGTAIALGGFVVVCLVIWLASGIWWRRLGFKLDDEEISLRRGVLSKSLRSARYDRTQAVDVVEDLIARIFGLASVRVETAGGTSSVIEIAYLKKAEAEKLRLEVLAHVHGVVDEPGEPEEALDAEPHRIAAEHPDIIPEIPIRRSLAAAGLRVMTILTIALVIVIIVTPVPLSTVIPILVGLVPGVWGILDSSWRFNAQVNEEENTLNIAYGLADRRRQSIRIERIHGVRVTQPFLWRMLGWYEVSVSVAGYGSASGGSQSGSTRILPVGSRELALTLFERVSDLSAEHIATYAQPEGYEQAEFTSPERAVWSSPLDHKQQAVTLLDDDTIAVTHAGRINRRVTAVSTAHIQELTFKAGPLRQILGLGTVTFEMVAGPAKLAGEDLEYAQCAELINRLRARELPAMSASTQPTITEAETDAEKD; from the coding sequence GTGCAGGTCAATGTGGAATTGCTCGGCGATATCTACACCTTCTTTACCGATGGCCACCTGGGCCAGGCCCTGCGCGGTACGGCGATTGCGCTTGGCGGGTTCGTCGTGGTCTGCCTGGTTATTTGGCTAGCCTCTGGTATCTGGTGGCGGCGTTTGGGCTTTAAGCTTGACGATGAAGAAATCTCCCTGCGCCGCGGCGTACTATCCAAGTCTTTGCGTTCTGCGCGCTATGACCGCACCCAAGCGGTTGACGTGGTGGAAGATTTAATCGCGCGTATTTTTGGCCTCGCCTCCGTGCGCGTGGAAACCGCCGGCGGTACGTCTTCGGTCATTGAAATCGCGTACCTGAAAAAGGCTGAGGCAGAAAAGCTGCGGTTGGAAGTCCTCGCGCACGTCCACGGCGTGGTCGATGAACCAGGTGAACCCGAGGAAGCACTTGATGCAGAGCCTCATCGCATCGCTGCCGAGCACCCAGATATCATTCCGGAGATTCCCATTCGCCGCTCCCTGGCTGCGGCTGGGTTGCGGGTCATGACGATTTTGACGATTGCATTGGTTATCGTCATCATCGTCACGCCAGTGCCACTGAGTACCGTAATTCCTATTTTGGTCGGTCTCGTTCCCGGCGTGTGGGGCATCTTGGATTCCTCATGGCGGTTTAATGCGCAAGTCAATGAGGAAGAAAACACGCTCAACATTGCCTATGGCCTGGCCGATCGCCGCCGGCAGTCCATCCGCATCGAGCGCATCCACGGCGTGCGCGTGACCCAACCATTTCTGTGGCGCATGCTCGGTTGGTATGAAGTCAGCGTCTCCGTTGCCGGCTATGGCAGCGCCAGCGGTGGCTCCCAGTCAGGCTCCACGCGCATCTTGCCGGTGGGAAGCAGGGAATTGGCATTGACGCTTTTTGAGCGCGTGAGTGATTTAAGCGCTGAGCACATTGCCACCTACGCCCAACCGGAAGGTTATGAACAGGCCGAATTTACCTCGCCGGAGCGTGCGGTGTGGTCATCGCCGTTAGACCACAAACAGCAGGCAGTTACTTTGCTTGACGATGACACCATTGCCGTTACCCACGCCGGCCGCATCAACCGGCGCGTGACTGCGGTAAGCACGGCGCATATTCAGGAACTGACATTTAAAGCAGGACCCTTGCGCCAGATCTTGGGGCTGGGGACCGTCACCTTTGAAATGGTTGCGGGACCGGCAAAGCTTGCCGGCGAGGACCTGGAATATGCGCAGTGCGCTGAACTTATCAACCGGCTGCGAGCACGTGAGCTGCCCGCGATGAGCGCCAGCACTCAGCCCACCATCACCGAAGCCGAAACGGACGCTGAGAAGGATTAA
- a CDS encoding error-prone DNA polymerase has translation MRFNGGSQLSWSRIERILSGRPGPTPVPVYDAPEKVSEGVHRQAKRRAQVPFAELHATSCYSFLTGASEPEEIVERAVELGLEAVAIVDRDGFYGLMKFAEAAALQNLPTVYGVELSLGEKPTGLLALARGPEGYRRLSRLVAQARMVTKEKDEVRYPSRAAIAEQLGDECVIVAGYEWAEEIDALVAEFGAQNVVLEYAATLSPEDTDHHEILDEIRARHGLRAIATALPAAANRTDARLAAAKRALARRESLEKSEPAQHPMGAQWLRSGQQMLTLMPDRGEEIAYTVELAHELAFTWDALAPNLPHCDVPEGFDEMSWLRELVRQRAPERYRAHPRSWEKAQQQIEHELAVIEKLGFPGYFLIVTDIVDFCARSNILCQGRGSAANSVVCFVLGITNAEPISAQLLFERFLSPDRDGPPDIDVDIESGRREEVIQYVYSFYGRDRAAQVANVITYRRKGALRDAARALGYPQGAGDAWSKGIAEPPEDVSELAEKFRGQPRHLGIHSGGMVLCDRPIADVVPMEWARMEDRSVLQWDKDDCAAAGLVKFDLLGLGMLEAIHHMVDLVKETRGKTINLWELDLADPGVYAMLSRADAVGVFQVESRAQLATLPRLKPRRFFDLVVEVALIRPGPIQGGSVHPYLRRRNGEEEITYDHPVLEKSLGKTLGIPLFQEQLMQIAVDAAGFSGAEADELRRAMGSKRSPQRMEALRQRFFNGLWETNQIDGEVALTLWNKIVAFAAYGFPESHAQSFASLVYFSAWFKCFYPAEFCVGLLRAQPMGFYSPQSLIQDARRHGVRILPVDVNASGTEARIEKHSGKNGDDDFAIRIGLNLVQGLSKVTDRIEEDAPYKDMADLARRADLTTAHLEALAKAGALDGFGLSRRQALWNARVAATEREGMLPGLTITEAPALPGMSLMELVATDISATGVTHNLQPMQLIRPPGVLTAAELKTAEDGSRIRVAGIVTHRQRPQTASGVTFFGLEDETGLINVMVTPGLWKRNKVVARTAKALIIRGIVSNANGAATVTADKLEALDVGTFMSRGSRDFQ, from the coding sequence ATGAGGTTCAACGGCGGAAGTCAATTGTCGTGGTCTCGGATTGAGAGGATTTTATCCGGTCGGCCGGGGCCGACGCCAGTGCCTGTCTATGATGCGCCGGAAAAGGTTTCCGAGGGTGTGCATCGACAAGCAAAGCGTCGTGCGCAAGTTCCTTTTGCGGAGCTGCATGCTACTTCTTGCTACTCTTTTCTCACCGGCGCATCGGAGCCGGAAGAAATCGTGGAAAGAGCCGTTGAGCTGGGTTTGGAAGCTGTTGCGATTGTAGACCGCGATGGTTTTTATGGCCTGATGAAATTTGCCGAAGCCGCAGCATTGCAGAACCTTCCAACGGTCTATGGCGTGGAGTTATCTTTAGGCGAAAAGCCGACGGGGCTGTTGGCTTTAGCGCGCGGTCCGGAAGGATACCGGCGCCTTTCGCGCCTGGTGGCGCAAGCGCGCATGGTGACGAAAGAAAAAGATGAAGTGCGCTATCCATCGCGTGCGGCAATAGCCGAACAATTAGGCGATGAGTGCGTTATTGTTGCCGGATATGAGTGGGCAGAGGAGATAGATGCGCTCGTAGCGGAGTTCGGTGCGCAAAATGTGGTGCTGGAATACGCAGCAACGTTATCTCCGGAAGATACGGACCATCATGAAATTTTAGATGAGATTCGTGCCCGCCACGGCCTGCGTGCGATTGCCACGGCGCTGCCAGCCGCAGCTAATCGCACCGATGCGCGCCTGGCCGCAGCTAAGCGTGCGCTGGCGCGGCGGGAATCGCTGGAAAAATCTGAACCTGCGCAACACCCCATGGGCGCGCAGTGGCTGCGCTCTGGCCAACAAATGCTCACTCTGATGCCCGACCGCGGTGAAGAAATCGCGTATACCGTCGAACTCGCCCACGAGTTGGCTTTTACCTGGGATGCCTTGGCACCAAACCTGCCGCATTGTGACGTGCCTGAAGGCTTTGATGAGATGAGCTGGTTGCGGGAATTAGTACGCCAGCGCGCCCCGGAGCGCTACCGCGCACACCCGCGGTCGTGGGAGAAGGCGCAGCAGCAGATTGAACATGAGCTCGCGGTGATTGAAAAGCTGGGGTTTCCAGGCTATTTCCTCATCGTTACCGATATCGTGGATTTTTGCGCGCGCAGCAATATCTTGTGCCAAGGGCGTGGTTCGGCAGCAAACTCCGTGGTGTGTTTTGTCTTAGGCATTACTAATGCAGAGCCCATCTCCGCGCAGTTACTCTTTGAGCGTTTCTTATCCCCAGACCGGGATGGCCCGCCGGATATTGACGTAGATATTGAATCGGGCCGGCGCGAAGAAGTCATTCAGTATGTCTATAGCTTCTATGGCCGCGACCGCGCAGCGCAGGTAGCTAACGTGATTACCTATCGCCGCAAGGGTGCGCTGCGCGATGCCGCACGTGCCTTGGGCTATCCCCAAGGTGCCGGGGATGCGTGGTCGAAAGGGATTGCCGAACCCCCAGAGGATGTCTCTGAGCTGGCAGAGAAATTTCGCGGGCAACCGCGGCATCTAGGCATTCACTCCGGCGGCATGGTTTTATGTGATCGCCCGATTGCGGATGTGGTGCCCATGGAGTGGGCACGCATGGAAGACCGCTCGGTGCTGCAGTGGGATAAAGATGATTGTGCCGCCGCTGGTTTGGTGAAGTTCGACCTTTTGGGCCTAGGCATGCTGGAAGCTATTCACCACATGGTGGATTTGGTCAAAGAAACCCGCGGCAAGACCATTAACCTGTGGGAATTAGATCTCGCGGACCCGGGAGTCTATGCCATGTTATCGCGCGCTGATGCCGTCGGCGTGTTCCAAGTCGAATCCCGCGCGCAGCTAGCCACGCTGCCTCGGCTCAAGCCGCGCCGCTTTTTCGACCTAGTGGTTGAAGTTGCCTTGATTCGCCCCGGACCTATCCAGGGCGGATCGGTGCACCCGTATTTGCGGCGGCGCAATGGGGAAGAAGAAATCACCTACGATCACCCGGTGTTGGAGAAGTCTTTGGGCAAGACTCTGGGGATTCCGCTGTTTCAGGAACAACTGATGCAAATTGCTGTCGATGCTGCGGGGTTTTCCGGGGCCGAAGCCGATGAGCTGCGCCGCGCGATGGGTTCGAAGCGCTCCCCGCAGCGCATGGAGGCACTACGCCAGCGCTTTTTTAACGGCTTGTGGGAGACCAACCAGATTGACGGGGAGGTCGCATTGACCTTGTGGAATAAGATTGTGGCTTTTGCCGCCTATGGCTTTCCGGAATCTCACGCGCAGTCTTTTGCGTCCCTGGTGTATTTCTCGGCGTGGTTTAAATGTTTCTACCCAGCGGAATTTTGCGTGGGCTTATTGCGCGCGCAGCCGATGGGCTTTTACTCCCCGCAGTCTTTAATCCAGGATGCCCGCCGGCACGGGGTGCGCATTTTGCCTGTCGATGTCAACGCCTCCGGCACCGAAGCCCGCATCGAAAAGCACTCTGGCAAAAACGGCGACGATGATTTCGCCATTAGAATCGGGCTGAACTTGGTGCAGGGACTGAGCAAAGTCACCGACCGGATTGAAGAAGATGCACCCTATAAGGATATGGCGGACTTGGCGCGCCGGGCAGATCTCACCACGGCGCACTTAGAAGCGCTGGCGAAGGCAGGGGCGTTGGATGGTTTTGGGCTGAGTCGTCGTCAAGCGTTGTGGAATGCGCGCGTGGCAGCGACGGAACGCGAAGGCATGCTGCCGGGGCTGACCATTACCGAAGCGCCAGCCTTGCCGGGCATGAGCTTGATGGAATTAGTCGCCACCGATATTTCTGCCACGGGGGTCACGCATAATCTGCAGCCGATGCAGCTGATTCGTCCCCCAGGTGTGCTGACCGCCGCGGAGTTAAAAACCGCGGAGGACGGATCACGTATCCGGGTGGCGGGCATCGTCACGCATCGACAGCGTCCCCAAACTGCCTCTGGCGTGACCTTTTTCGGCCTGGAAGATGAAACCGGACTGATCAACGTCATGGTCACCCCAGGGTTGTGGAAACGCAATAAGGTCGTCGCGCGCACGGCGAAGGCATTGATCATTCGCGGGATTGTCTCCAATGCCAATGGGGCAGCGACGGTGACGGCCGATAAATTAGAGGCACTGGATGTGGGCACTTTCATGTCACGGGGAAGCAGGGATTTCCAGTAG
- a CDS encoding tRNA (cytidine(34)-2'-O)-methyltransferase, whose amino-acid sequence MPLHIVFDNPVIPTNTGNAIRTAAVTGAKLHLVEPLGFNFDDKHLKRAGLDYHDLADLKIHPDFDACMDALPGARVFAFTTNATDWFTDVEYTDGDVLLFGTEPTGLPAEHLAHPRITQEVRIPMVPARRSMNLSNAASTAVYEAWRQLGFPGGV is encoded by the coding sequence ATGCCGTTACACATCGTGTTCGATAATCCTGTCATTCCCACCAATACTGGCAATGCCATTCGCACTGCCGCCGTTACTGGTGCCAAGCTTCATCTGGTGGAACCGCTGGGTTTTAACTTCGATGATAAACACCTCAAACGCGCCGGCCTGGACTACCATGACCTGGCGGATTTAAAGATTCACCCCGACTTCGACGCCTGTATGGACGCTCTGCCCGGCGCGCGCGTCTTTGCGTTTACCACCAACGCCACCGACTGGTTTACCGATGTGGAATACACCGATGGTGACGTGTTGTTATTCGGCACCGAACCCACCGGCCTGCCGGCGGAGCACCTCGCGCATCCGCGCATCACCCAAGAAGTGCGCATCCCCATGGTTCCTGCGCGCCGCTCGATGAACCTATCCAATGCCGCTTCCACCGCCGTGTATGAAGCTTGGCGCCAGCTCGGCTTCCCCGGTGGTGTTTAA
- a CDS encoding PH domain-containing protein, whose amino-acid sequence MNPVSPDLTKARYIVSLSWMVVLALAAGVAGYFLHWSLYIAAGVCVAVILWLLWLIPSQVKLMGWQETNDELLITKGRLWHRFTVVPYGRIQFVDVSSGPVTRMLGLKTVKLHTASAGTDATIKGLEADTADALRARLADKARERMSGL is encoded by the coding sequence ATGAACCCGGTCTCCCCGGACCTGACCAAAGCACGCTACATAGTCAGTCTTTCCTGGATGGTGGTTTTGGCTCTCGCAGCTGGCGTCGCGGGCTACTTTCTGCACTGGTCGCTGTATATTGCCGCCGGCGTCTGTGTCGCGGTGATTCTCTGGTTACTATGGCTTATCCCATCGCAGGTCAAACTCATGGGCTGGCAAGAAACCAATGATGAACTGCTGATTACCAAAGGTCGTTTGTGGCACCGGTTTACTGTGGTGCCTTATGGCCGTATCCAATTCGTGGATGTCTCATCCGGCCCGGTAACCCGCATGCTGGGGTTAAAAACCGTGAAACTGCACACGGCCTCTGCCGGCACGGATGCCACCATCAAAGGCTTAGAGGCTGATACCGCGGATGCCTTGCGCGCCCGCTTGGCCGATAAGGCACGGGAGAGGATGAGCGGGCTGTGA